The genomic window TGTCGTTGATCCTGTTGCATCCAGGATATGCGCCGCCGCTTTATTCGGAATCGGTATTGAATCTTTTTTAGGTAGAAATTCAGATATTAAAACATTCATTGCTATGCTGAATCTTAAGATAATATGGTCAATGACAGCGATTGTCGGATTTATTATAAATCTGATGAATCATACTCATGGAAATCCTCCCGCTCTCTGGGCCTTTCTGATTATTTTTATACTCTTCCATGCTCTCTGGCTCTATTACAGAATCAAGCTCCATTCTGTACAAGATGAAATAACTCAATAGTGCAGTCTTTTTCTGAGCTTGATTCCCGTCTGCTCATTCATCCCATGATTCGGATCATCCTTTACTGTATCTGCGGAAAACAGTAAAAATGTAAATTCCATAGAGTGCTGTTGCTGTAACAGCAATGACTTTGAAGGATAATATGAGGGAGTACTTATCTCCCAGCCAACCCATTAAAGGGAAAAGCAATATCATAAGAAGACTGAACACCATGGATTGGTAAGAAAGGATGGTGGCCCGGAACTCTCCGGGTATCAATTTATTAATATAATCGCTGACCGTGACAATCAGAACTCCTTCAAGAGATCCGGTCAATATAAAAAACAAGGCTTTCCAGGAAGAAAGAGCCACACCCCAAAGAGAGAAAAGAAGAAGGACAGGCAGAAACAGCAGGAGACGGAATTCTCCGATCTTTTTGTCCAGTCCGGGCGCCGCCAATCCTGATAAACCGGCAATGATACACTGGGCCGCAAATACAATCCCCATATACCACTCACTGAACCCCTCGGATTTCCACCAGGTCTGAAGATAAAAATACTGACAGGTGGAGAAGACAAAGATTCCTTCAGTAAATACAATCAGATAAGCAATCCTGACTTCTTTTCTTATGACCAGAATGCTGTCTTTGCTCTGTTTGATCAGAGAATTAATTATTTTCAGAACAATCGAGCCACTTTGACTGTTCTCCTGTCTGTTAATAGGAGGCTCAACCATAAAGAAGGCATTGATGAGAGAAAAAATGGCGAGAGTGATAGTCGCTGTGAACACAATATTGTAATCTTTGGTGGCAAAATAGCCCCCGGATAAGAAGGCGATGATGGATGAAAGTTGAAAAATCAACTCCTTCCTGGACCTGATTCCCATAAAATTATTTTCTTTTTCAAGAGTAACAAGAGAATCATACACCAGAGCCTCTCCTGCTCCCGATTCGAGATTATAACTGATGGCAGTGAGAATAAATCCTGCGGCCTGAAAAACAAACTGATCGGAAAACCAGAGAAAGAATTGACTGGCAATAAAGAAGCCTCGTCCCATGACACGGCTGTTTTTCCGTCCCCAGAGGTCTGCCACGGCCCCTGTGGGGACTTCCATCAGAAAGGAGGTTATATGAAAGATTCCTTCCAAAAGGCCCAGCTCCAGCAAAGAAAAACCCTTCAGGCTCAGATATATCATCCAGAGAGCATGGAGTAGATTGAGGTTGGATAAAAATGTAAATGAATAATCAAGACCGATATTCCGGGATAAGCTGGTTTTCATAAAAAACTCCACATAAATAAGAAATAAAGCCATTCTCTATATCAGGAATGAGAACTTTGAAATCTGATTCTGTGGTTGTTCAAGCAGTTTCAGCTTATTTTAAACCATATTTGAATCGTATTTTTTTATCCTCTTTCAAAAGGATAAAATAGAGCCAAAAGTGAGATTCGAACTCACGACCTACGCTTTACGAGAGCGTTGCTCTACCCCTGAGCTATTTTGGCATGATCGTAGTTATTATACATAGAGACCCCAGAATATCAAGTTCAATTCTGAAAATTCAAAGACAAAAATAATGATCAAAAATTGACAGTTTCCTCATTTAATTCGATAATGTTTTTATAGGGGAAATAAGATGGATTCCAGCAACAGTAGAAAGTTTTACCGCGCCGATTTCAAGACACATGGGTATATACATTTAAGTGACGACGAACAGATTCCTTTCGAATTGATCAACATATCCCTCAAAGGCATACTCCTCAACATGAGCGACAGCTCTTTGCAGAAGGGTGAAGCCTATGATCTGAGGATTAAGCTGATGTCAACTGAGATTGAGATCAAAACAATTTCTGTTCTTGTTCACGAAGATGGTATTAAGAAAGGTTTTTTCTTCAGGGAAATCGATCTGGACAGTATGATTCATCTAAGAAGACTTCTTGAATTGAATGTACCCAATGAAGGTGAGATCGAAAAAGAACTTTCTTTTCTTAAAGATTATTCCTGACAATGGATAATCAGGACTCTTTCTTATCCTGATTACTCCTGCGGGATGATACAAATCTCTTGAAGTCATTAATATTTTTGACGATGATTCGTCCCTCATAAACTTCTACACGTCTTTGAGCGACAAAATGATCCAGAATTTTTCTACAATCCTCGGGAGACATGCCTGCCCAGTGAGCAATATCATCAATAGAGGAATGAAAGGTTCTCACTCCCTGGTTCTCTTCATCGGCTGGAATCTCCTCACCTTCAGAGAGCATAAGAAAAACATCCGCCACGCGGGCATGAACATCTTCCAATGTCAAAATCTGGAACCGTCTCTTCTGATCATAGATTCTTTTTGCGAAAAGTTTCAAAAGTTTCAGCGCAATCTGGGGGTTTCCCAACATGAGTATCTGAAAATTCTCTCTGTTGAACTCAAGTAGCTTAGTTTCTTCTGTGGCAATAATGGTTGCACTTCT from Oceanispirochaeta sp. includes these protein-coding regions:
- a CDS encoding Crp/Fnr family transcriptional regulator, yielding MALDLSVFNRFAVTFKAGAVIFCEYEPGDSFYLIQSGKVKIVKIFGAIEKTIDILQPGEFFGEMALLEEAPRSATIIATEETKLLEFNRENFQILMLGNPQIALKLLKLFAKRIYDQKRRFQILTLEDVHARVADVFLMLSEGEEIPADEENQGVRTFHSSIDDIAHWAGMSPEDCRKILDHFVAQRRVEVYEGRIIVKNINDFKRFVSSRRSNQDKKES
- a CDS encoding PilZ domain-containing protein; the encoded protein is MDSSNSRKFYRADFKTHGYIHLSDDEQIPFELINISLKGILLNMSDSSLQKGEAYDLRIKLMSTEIEIKTISVLVHEDGIKKGFFFREIDLDSMIHLRRLLELNVPNEGEIEKELSFLKDYS
- a CDS encoding MFS transporter, translating into MKTSLSRNIGLDYSFTFLSNLNLLHALWMIYLSLKGFSLLELGLLEGIFHITSFLMEVPTGAVADLWGRKNSRVMGRGFFIASQFFLWFSDQFVFQAAGFILTAISYNLESGAGEALVYDSLVTLEKENNFMGIRSRKELIFQLSSIIAFLSGGYFATKDYNIVFTATITLAIFSLINAFFMVEPPINRQENSQSGSIVLKIINSLIKQSKDSILVIRKEVRIAYLIVFTEGIFVFSTCQYFYLQTWWKSEGFSEWYMGIVFAAQCIIAGLSGLAAPGLDKKIGEFRLLLFLPVLLLFSLWGVALSSWKALFFILTGSLEGVLIVTVSDYINKLIPGEFRATILSYQSMVFSLLMILLFPLMGWLGDKYSLILSFKVIAVTATALYGIYIFTVFRRYSKG